ATGCCATCAACAGACAGAGACTGCAGAACCTGGAGTTTGCACTGACCCTCCTGAGACAGGTAATGGGTCTTAGGAAGGCATCCTACTGAAAACTATCCCAACAGCTAAGACACTAGGCTCGCTCTGCCTCAGAGAAACAGAGGTGGCCGGGGGGCGTGTGCCCTCGCTggcagggcagggcagtgggTGGGTGACTGAGCCAGGGTCTGTCCACACGATGGAAAACAATCGAACTGTCGCACGACAAGGTGGTCTTCTCTGGCTGCTGCAGATTCTCTCATAAGCACAATCAACAGGGTACATGCAGATTGGGGACCACCATTAGCGTGGAAAAGATAAATACACATTGCacacaaaaatatatgtgtgACAAAGGTGACTGTATCCTGTAGGATGCTGAgctgccttggtggctcagacggtaaagaatccgcctgcaatgagggagacctgggttcgatccctgggttgggaagatcccctggaggagggcatggctacccactccagttttcttgcctggagaatccccatggacagaggaacctggggggctgcagtccatggggtcgcaaagagtcggacacaactgagcgactaagcacagcacagcacatcctaTAGGAACAGGACCAGAAGGGACAGGTGGCCTTCACGTCATACCCTTCTGTGGCTTTAAGATGTTTCCCCAGATGTGTTTAAactagtgtttttaatttcaaaaggaaGCCTAGGGCTCTACCGGCCCGACACtgagcggggggtgggggtggggatgtccCTTGAGGACCACAAGACAAGCATTGTGAGCCTTGGAGGGTGGGGAGACGGGGACCAACTGCACGGAGTCCAGCCCTAACCCTGCATGGTCTCCCCCTTCCCAGCAGCTGGAGGCAGGCGCAAGCCAGGAGGCCCTGCCCGGGAGCAAGCCAGGCCCTGGAGCAGAGGAGACGTGGAAGATTCAGAAGGAGCTGGATGAGGAGATGGAGCGGCGGCAGCAGCTGGAGCACGAGGTCCGGAGCGCCCAGGAGGAGATCCGGGCCCTGCGGAGCCAGAGCCCGCAGGAGGCGGTGGTGACCAGGGAGGTGCTCAGGAAGGTGCCGGACCCAGCACTGGAGGAGAGCTTCCAGCAGGCGCAGCAGACCCTGGCCGAGGAGCAGCACAAGAACCGGCTGCTGCAGGGGGAGGTGGAGGCGCTGCGGCTGCGGCTGCGTGCCCTGGAGGAGGCGGCCCGGGCCGGGGGCCAGGAGTACGTAGTCAAGGAGGTACTGCGCATTGAGCCGGATCGGGCCCAGGCTGACGAGGTCCTGAGGCTGCGGGGGGAGCTGGAGGCGCTGCGGCGGCAGAAGGGCGCCCGCGAGGCGGAGGCGCTTCTCCTGCAGCAGCGCGTGGCCGCCCTGGCCGAGGAGAAGCGGCGGGCGCGGGAGGTGGTCACAGAGAAGGAGGTGGTCAAGGTGCACAATGACCCCCAGCTGGAGGCCGAGTTCCGGCAGCTGCAGGAGGACCAGCAGCGGGAGCAGGGGCTCCgggagaagcaggaggaggagctgggcttCCTGCATGACAAGCTCAAGAGGCTGGAGAAGGAACGGGCCATGGCCGAGGGCAAGATCACAGTCAAGGAGGTGCTCAAGGTGGAGAAGGACGTGGCGGCCGAGCGGGAGGTGGGCGCCCTCCAGCGCCGGTATGAGGATGAGGCCGCCAGGGCCCGTGCCAGCCAGAGGGAGAAGACCGAGCTGCTCCGGAAGATctgggccctggaggaggagaacgCTAAGGTGGTTGTGCAAGAGAAGGTGCGCGAGATTGTCCGGCCTGACCCCAAGGCTGAGAGTGAGGTGGCCAACCTCCGCCTGGAGCTGGTAGAGCAGGAGCGCAAGTACCGGGGGGCCGAGGAGCAGCTCAAGAGCTACCAGAGCGAGCTGGAGGCACTTCGGAGGCGAGGCCCCCAGGTAGAGGTCAAGGAGGTGACCAAGGAGGTCATCAAGTACACGACGGACCCTGAGACGGAGAAGGAGCTCCAGAGGCTCAGGGAGGAGATCGTGGACAAGACCCGCCTCATCGAGAGGTGTGACCTGGAGATCTACCAGCTGAAGCAGGAGATCCAGTCCCTCAAAGAGGCCAAGCCCCAGGTGCAGACCAAGGAGGTGGTCCAGGAGATCTTGCAGTTCCAGGAAGACCCCCAGACCAAAGAGGAAGTGGCGGCTCTGAGGGCCCGGCTGGCTGAGGAGCACAAGAAGCAGGTAGACCTGGAACGGGAATGCGTGTCACAGGAGGAGAAGAtccaggagaaggaggaggagctggcCCGCGGGAAGGAGGTGGTGGTGCAGCAGGAGGTGGTCAGGTACGAGGAGGAGCCGGGCCTCCGGGCGGAAGTGAGCGCCTTCACCGAGAGCATCGATGCGGAACTGCGGCAGATCGACGGCCTCCGCGGCGAGCTGCGGCGGCTGCAGCGCCGGCGAGCCGAGCTGGAGCACCAGCTGGAGGAGCTGGAGCGCGAGCGGCAGGCGCGCCGCGAGGCTGAGCTGGAGGTGCAGCACCTCAAGCAACAGCTGGCCCAGCTGGAGGCGCAGGAGGGCGAGGCCCACGAGAAGGTGACCCTCACACAGAAGGTGGTGCTGCAGCAGGACCCCCAGCAGGCCCGGGAGCATGCCCTCCTGGCCCTGCAGCTGGAGGAAGAGCGGCACCGCCGGCAGGGCCTGGAGCACGAGCTCGAGACCCTAAAGCAGCAGCTGGAGCACCTGGAGAAGATGCAGGTCAAGGAGAAGGTGGTCTTCTCCGAGAGCGTCCAGGTGGAGAAAGGCGACACCGAGCAGGAGATTCAGAGGCTCAGGGGCAGTCTGGAGGCCGAGAGCCGAGGCAAGAGGGAGCTGGACGCCGAAGTGAGCCGGCTGGAGGCCAAGCTGTCGGAGCTGGAGTTCTGCAACTCCAAGTCATCCAAGGAGCTGGACTTCCTGAGGGAGGAGAACCACAAGCTGCAGCTGGAGCGGCAGAGCCTGCAGCTCGAGGCCCGCAGGCTGCAGTCGGAGATCGAGATGGCCGCGGCCGAGGCGCAGAGCCTAAGAAGCCTGCCCACAACGACTGGAGCCGACCCCGGGGCGCAGCTCGACTCACGCCTGCGGTCCCTGGAGCGGGAGCTGGACGACCTCAGGAGGCTCTCCAGGGACAAAGACCAGGAGATCGAAGAGCTGCAGCGTCGCCTGGGGTCCGTGGCCGTCAAGCGGGAGCAGAGGGAGAACCACCTGCGGCGCTCCATTGTGGTCATCGACCCTGACTCGGGCCGTGAGCTGTCCCCCGAGGAGGCCCACCGCGCCGGCCTCATCGACTGGAACATGTTTGTCAAGCTCAGGAGCCAGGAGTGCGACTGGGAGGAGATCTCCGTCAAGGGCCCCGGAGGCGAGTCCTCCGTGATCCATGACAGGAAGTCCGGCAGGAAGTTCTCCATTGAAGAGGCCCTGCAGAGCGGGCGGCTGACCCCCGCGCAGTACGACCGCTACGTCAACAAGAGCATGTCTATCCAGGAGCTGGCCGTCCTGGTGTCAGGGCAGAAGTAGGCCCGCCCCCGCTCTCGGGGAAGCCGCCGCTGGCTCGCCCCTGCTCGGAACCCTCCCCCGGGTCGTCTCTCCCTGGCCCCCCGCACAGCTCCAGTCCACTCAGAGCCCCGTGTGCCGCCACCCCAGCTGCTGGGCCCAAGCACAGGCGGGACTGGCCCCCGCTGAGCTATGTCCCTCAGCCTGGAAAGCAACCCACTTGTCCCCGGATCGTTCTCGCCTGCAGTGCCCGTCTTCCTCCCCGCCTCTCCTACACTCCTCTATCAACACACTCCCCCGGGTCACCTGGAAGCACTGACGTCTACCACTAAAGCACAAGACAGGCAGCAGCCCCATGGGCCAGCCTGCTCCGCACCGCACTGGCCTCCACACCCCAGCCGGGGAAACTCAAGGCAGGGAGGGCTCCATTCAGCAAAGCCCCGGCCCCTGGGGGCCGCCACCTGCATTCACAGCCCTCCGGATTCCAGCTCAGCTGACTCGCCATCGAGGCCTCCTGGGGAAACCGATCTCGGCGCTACGCCAAAGGAGGCGCAAAGAAACCAGAACAGCGTCTGACCCTGGTGCTTGGGTGAAGCCTAACTGTCGAGCCAGACTGTCCCAAGAGAACGCACCGTCAGAGAACGTGTCGTGGTTCTGTAACTGAAGTGCCTTCCTAGTGGACTGTCGCTGTCGGCCTTGGATTCGGTGCCTGGTCTTGCTTATTCTTTCACTGCCACTTAAGACTCCACAGTTGATTTTTTATCAAATGAAATTTGGGTTCTCTGTATCTCACGTATTATGTAAGAAAATGGGAAGTAAGAGGGAACTCTATTTATAGCGTGAAAATAAACACCTGCTGGCTTGATTCTAATTTCATGGAAAGtgtgtttcttcctctctttcgAGTGAGGCTGATTCCCCAGGGCCTGCTTGGCTTTCAGCCAGAATGAATGTTCCCCAACTACCAGCTCCTAAGGGAGAGAGAATTACTTGCAAATATGGTAAAAAAGAAACGCGAAAGAAACGATGTTCTGGAAACCTTGAAACAATTTATTGTGTTGCTTTATACAAGATTAACAATTTCCACACCACCCCCAACACCAACATAGTCGCTGCACAAAAGCCACAGCCCTTTCACACCCAAGAATCGCCAGCAAGGGGAGCCCGCAGCACGGTGGCCGGGACGCCTCCGCCTGCAGCCCTCCTTGCCGTGGCTCAAGTCACTCACTCTTCCGTTACCACAAATAAAGCATCAACAAGGAAAAGAAACCTCATCAACTCCCCATCAAAGAAACGTTTCCCTGAGGCAAGAGGCATCACTAGATTCCTAGGAGGAGGGCATCCTGCTCCGGCGAAAGCTGGGTGGTGCCGGGAGGTGGGGGCGCGGTGGGGACGGGCACCTCGTGTCCTCCCGCCGCTCAGCGCTCTTGGACGGACGGCCTCTGCGCCGCTCTGAGCTCAGCAATACCAATCTCTTCTTTGGCTCTTTTGCTACTACCTAAGACTAGTCTGTAAACTGGAAACCCAAGTTGCAAAAAATAGATATAGTAAAGGGACAAGGATTCCACTTGGCCCCATGTGACACACGTGTtggtttttctgttaaaaaaaaaaaagtcaagcagAGGCCTGGCCGGCTGGCTGGCCAACCGCAGTCTTGCTCCCTGGGCAGCCGGACAGCCTCTGAGAAATCGCGAGACACCAAGAGTCATATCCTGGGAGTCAGGACCCAAAAGAACTGCCCATGTCTCCACGTAGGCAGGCGCACATTCTGAGGAGGCTATTTACTCTCAACATAAGGGAAATGACTTAGCTGGAACAGTCAGTTCAGACTTCACAGGACAGGCAAGCGCCCGAAAATCCTTGAGAAGCAGCCGCTGGCTGAGTGGGGCGCGGCCTCGTCCACCTCCCAGTGAAGGCAGAGCCTGCTGTCTGGAGAGCGCGGACCTCAAGGCCTGCTTCTGCACAGCACACACTTCCCAGGGGCCTGTTCCCGGAGCTCTGCCTGAGCATGGTTTTACGATAAACTGGAATGTCTACCTGCAGCCTGGAACTCCTCACATCCTCAGCCCTCAAAGAGATGAAGAAGGAATTCGGGGCTCTGCAGCCCACCTGCATGAACTTGGGAGAAACAAAGTGGGGGGCCCTGGCTGAGCTGGGACCTGGGAGGCGGGGCCCAGGTGACCTTCCAGTCAGGATGGCCCAGGTTGTGATGTGCAACCATAGAAAACTCAAATAAGCTGGCTCTGTCTTAAATACAGACATGTCTTTAAAAAGGTCTTCATCTGAGACCCACTCAGAGGGCCGAGTGGACGTGTCCAGTCCTGCTCCACCATAAAGGCACTGGAATTATGTCTTTCTAGGAACAACATGAAGTGCGGAGAACAGTCCGATTCTATCCAATGCGTTTAATGGTAAGGATCAAAACTGAGCCAAAAATAAGTCTTTAAAAATCCTACCATAATTGTTGAATCTACAAAGGTCTTTTCTCTAAAAGAGCTTCATTGTCATGTTCAGTGGAGAGACTGGCCCCCACGATGAGCACACATTGGGTGTTctgagtatttttcagagaacaagGTACCTCTCCCAGCTGGGGTGTGAGCCCGGAGGATGGACGGACACTCTAACCAACCAGGGAGCCCACTGTGGCCAGAAGGAGCCCCCGACCAGTACGCTGCGCTGAGGTACTCTGGCCAAACGCGAGGAGCTGGGCCACCTCCTCTGCCCCGCCACCAGAGCGCCCAGCACGAGCTGGCATGCTCCTTGGCCTAGCGCTGCCCCTCCAACGATTGTCTGCAACAGAGCCGCAAGGCGCCGAGCACCAGGCTGGCTAGGGCCCCCAGAGAAGCACAGGGCTGCTCCCTGAACTGAAGGCACATCACACGTGCCAAGAGACGCTCCACTTAGCACTCAcgccttctccagaagaaaacCAATGGCAGAGCGTAGTTATCATCCAACTTCTGAGACCTCCTTGTGCAGCTTCCAGCCTTTGCCCTGAAAATCACAATTTCCTTGGTACACTGGGCCCTTTCCCATGAAGCTGAGAAGCATCTGAaaaacagtaagcaaaaacagAACACAAGACTCTCAGGACCTCCTTGAAGGCAGCAGTAACCAAACCTCAAGGGGACCACTTCTGAAATAGCAAAAGTCCCCGAACACTGAGTGTTCTGGGGCTCAAAGGAGCCGGACGCGCTGGCAGGTTATCTGCGGCATGGGCAGTATGCTGGCGCTGGGAGGGCGGCCGCTGGCTGAGCACCGCCTGTGCCGCAAGGGCTGCTCCTGTTCCCAGCCACAGCTGCCATCCTGGGGCAGAGCCCGGCTCCTCGTGAGGCCTGTCAGATGCAGTGAGCACCTCTCCACTGCACACCTGGGGCCTGAAGGGCAAGCTCACAGGTGCTCATGTTCTGAGCCCACACGGGGAAGAAAGCAAAGCAGACATGAGTCAGAGCTGAGACAGCAGGCTTCTCACCGATGACCACTCAGTGTAATCCTACAACACGACGAGTGTCATAAGAGAGACATTCAAGTGGTCTCTTACAGCCCAGATGCTTTTCAGACAGCCTTTTAACTCCCAgaggaaaaacaggaaagaaatggtataaGAAAacacttttcccttttttcctgaaaattccaCACATCAGCAGTCACGTTTCCAATAGTACTccaattattttctgtttgagaGTGTTACCAAAAGCAAACAGGCAGTGCAGTCTTTCAAATGTCACCTGCTTTCGCCTGGATGGCTCAGAGACCACCAGTTTGTGGACCAAGTCCCTGCTTTCTCCATAGGAGCAGGGAGTAACTGCTGGTAAGGCTTAGCCCCGctttctttctctgaagaaagCACGGTTCTGTCTGAGAGACCTGCAGTCCACGCCTGCACACAGATGGCCTCTGGCATTCACTGTTAGGCATCAGCCTCAGGACGCCGAGCAGCGCAGCCCCCAGGCCGTGCCTGGAGCAGGTGCGGAGCAGCAGGGAGCAGCCGGCCCTGCACCACGTGCACCGAGAGCCACGGTCCCGGGACGGGGCCAGGCAGACCGCCCACTGGTCACGCGCTGGCTCGGGGCGCATGTGCCCTCTCCTTGCGCTGTGAGCCAGGGCTTGCAGGCTGGCCCCTTCTGCAGCCACTGCTGTGTGCAGGGCAGACGCAGGGAAGGACGCTGCTCAGTCCTGCCGTGCTCCCAAGCCCCCGCATCACCCCGGACTGAAGCGCACGCTGCTCCTCTCCTGGACACACGCTCCGTGAGGGGTCAGGGTCCCGCCTGAAGCCCTGCC
This genomic interval from Bos mutus isolate GX-2022 chromosome 25, NWIPB_WYAK_1.1, whole genome shotgun sequence contains the following:
- the PPL gene encoding periplakin isoform X2, translating into MNSLFRKRNKGKYSPTVRTRSVSNKELSELIEQLQKNADQVERNIVDTEAKMQRDLARLQEGQQPEHRDVALQKVSDSEKLLYVLEADAAIAKHMKHPQGDMIAEDIRQLKERVTNLRGKHKQIYNLVVKEVDPQVNWEALVEEKLDKLSSQGFGTELPLVGQQVEQHNVFHNEVKAIGPHLAKEQNGELQAKYQKLLAASQARQRHLSSLQDYMQRCTNELYWLDQQAQGRIQYDWSDRNLNYPSRRRQYENFIHRNLEAKEERINKLHSEGDQLLAAEHPGRNSIEAHMEAVHADWKEYLNLLICEESHLKYMEDYHQFHKDMKDAQELLRKVDSDLNQKYSPDFKDRYQIELLLRELDDQEKALDKYEHVVRGLQKRGQQVVPLKYRRETPLKPIPVEALCDFEGDQGLISRGYSYTLQRNNGESWDLTDSAGNKLTAPAVCFMIPPTDPEALALAESLGSQYQSLRQKAAGSRKALQERHEVLKAESSGDASDLQGRQLLAGLDKVASDLDRQEKAITAILRPPLEQGRAVQDSAERAKDLKNITNELLRIEPEKARSTAEGEAFVRALPDSGSTALLRTRVEDTQRRYERLVQLLEAAQEKLDIANRLEKSLQQGREMLAMYETQLAQEDTVPESGQALDSRRQELAAMASELQARKALLGEVQRNLQAAKQCSGSLASRFQEHCPDLERQEAEVHKLCQRFDGLCQQAELRVQSLQSARAEHDAFCSGRDRLLQFLSHIPSYEPQETDGLGQVETKLNNQKNLLDEIARREEEVQKVHTHSQQYQQAVKDYELEAEKLRSLLDLENGRSSHVSKRARLQSPATKVREEEAALAAKFTEVNAINRQRLQNLEFALTLLRQQLEAGASQEALPGSKPGPGAEETWKIQKELDEEMERRQQLEHEVRSAQEEIRALRSQSPQEAVVTREVLRKVPDPALEESFQQAQQTLAEEQHKNRLLQGEVEALRLRLRALEEAARAGGQEYVVKEVLRIEPDRAQADEVLRLRGELEALRRQKGAREAEALLLQQRVAALAEEKRRAREVVTEKEVVKVHNDPQLEAEFRQLQEDQQREQGLREKQEEELGFLHDKLKRLEKERAMAEGKITVKEVLKVEKDVAAEREVGALQRRYEDEAARARASQREKTELLRKIWALEEENAKVVVQEKVREIVRPDPKAESEVANLRLELVEQERKYRGAEEQLKSYQSELEALRRRGPQVEVKEVTKEVIKYTTDPETEKELQRLREEIVDKTRLIERCDLEIYQLKQEIQSLKEAKPQVQTKEVVQEILQFQEDPQTKEEVAALRARLAEEHKKQVDLERECVSQEEKIQEKEEELARGKEVVVQQEVVRYEEEPGLRAEVSAFTESIDAELRQIDGLRGELRRLQRRRAELEHQLEELERERQARREAELEVQHLKQQLAQLEAQEGEAHEKVTLTQKVVLQQDPQQAREHALLALQLEEERHRRQGLEHELETLKQQLEHLEKMQVKEKVVFSESVQVEKGDTEQEIQRLRGSLEAESRGKRELDAEVSRLEAKLSELEFCNSKSSKELDFLREENHKLQLERQSLQLEARRLQSEIEMAAAEAQSLRSLPTTTGADPGAQLDSRLRSLERELDDLRRLSRDKDQEIEELQRRLGSVAVKREQRENHLRRSIVVIDPDSGRELSPEEAHRAGLIDWNMFVKLRSQECDWEEISVKGPGGESSVIHDRKSGRKFSIEEALQSGRLTPAQYDRYVNKSMSIQELAVLVSGQK
- the PPL gene encoding periplakin isoform X3, with amino-acid sequence MNSLFRKRNKGKYSPTVRTRSVSNKELSELIEQLQKNADQVERNIVDTEAKMQRDLARLQEGQQPEHRDVALQKVSDSEKLLYVLEADAAIAKHMKHPQGDMIAEDIRQLKERVTNLRGKHKQIYNLVVKEVDPQVNWEALVEEKLDKLSSQGFGTELPLVGQQVEQHNVFHNEVKAIGPHLAKEQNGELQAKYQKLLAASQARQRHLSSLQDYMQRCTNELYWLDQQAQGRIQYDWSDRNLNYPSRRRQYENFIHRNLEAKEERINKLHSEGDQLLAAEHPGRNSIEAHMEAVHADWKEYLNLLICEESHLKYMEDYHQFHKDMKDAQELLRKVDSDLNQKYSPDFKDRYQIELLLRELDDQEKALDKYEHVVRGLQKRGQQVVPLKYRRETPLKPIPVEALCDFEGDQGLISRGYSYTLQRNNGESWDLTDSAGNKLTAPAVCFMIPPTDPEALALAESLGSQYQSLRQKAAGSRKALQERHEVLKAESSGADASDLQGRQLLAGLDKVASDLDRQEKAITAILRPPLEQGRAVQDSAERAKDLKNITNELLRIEPEKARSTAEGEAFVRALPDSGSTALLRTRVEDTQRRYERLVQLLEAAQEKLDIANRLEKSLQQGREMLAMYETQLAQEDTVPESGQALDSRRQELAAMASELQARKALLGEVQRNLQAAKQCSGSLASRFQEHCPDLERQEAEVHKLCQRFDGLCQQAELRVQSLQSARAEHDAFCSGRDRLLQFLSHIPSYEPQETDGLGQVETKLNNQKNLLDEIARREEEVQKVHTHSQQYQQAVKDYELEAEKLRSLLDLENGRSSHVSKRARLQSPATKVREEEAALAAKFTEVNAINRQRLQNLEFALTLLRQLEAGASQEALPGSKPGPGAEETWKIQKELDEEMERRQQLEHEVRSAQEEIRALRSQSPQEAVVTREVLRKVPDPALEESFQQAQQTLAEEQHKNRLLQGEVEALRLRLRALEEAARAGGQEYVVKEVLRIEPDRAQADEVLRLRGELEALRRQKGAREAEALLLQQRVAALAEEKRRAREVVTEKEVVKVHNDPQLEAEFRQLQEDQQREQGLREKQEEELGFLHDKLKRLEKERAMAEGKITVKEVLKVEKDVAAEREVGALQRRYEDEAARARASQREKTELLRKIWALEEENAKVVVQEKVREIVRPDPKAESEVANLRLELVEQERKYRGAEEQLKSYQSELEALRRRGPQVEVKEVTKEVIKYTTDPETEKELQRLREEIVDKTRLIERCDLEIYQLKQEIQSLKEAKPQVQTKEVVQEILQFQEDPQTKEEVAALRARLAEEHKKQVDLERECVSQEEKIQEKEEELARGKEVVVQQEVVRYEEEPGLRAEVSAFTESIDAELRQIDGLRGELRRLQRRRAELEHQLEELERERQARREAELEVQHLKQQLAQLEAQEGEAHEKVTLTQKVVLQQDPQQAREHALLALQLEEERHRRQGLEHELETLKQQLEHLEKMQVKEKVVFSESVQVEKGDTEQEIQRLRGSLEAESRGKRELDAEVSRLEAKLSELEFCNSKSSKELDFLREENHKLQLERQSLQLEARRLQSEIEMAAAEAQSLRSLPTTTGADPGAQLDSRLRSLERELDDLRRLSRDKDQEIEELQRRLGSVAVKREQRENHLRRSIVVIDPDSGRELSPEEAHRAGLIDWNMFVKLRSQECDWEEISVKGPGGESSVIHDRKSGRKFSIEEALQSGRLTPAQYDRYVNKSMSIQELAVLVSGQK
- the PPL gene encoding periplakin isoform X1; translated protein: MNSLFRKRNKGKYSPTVRTRSVSNKELSELIEQLQKNADQVERNIVDTEAKMQRDLARLQEGQQPEHRDVALQKVSDSEKLLYVLEADAAIAKHMKHPQGDMIAEDIRQLKERVTNLRGKHKQIYNLVVKEVDPQVNWEALVEEKLDKLSSQGFGTELPLVGQQVEQHNVFHNEVKAIGPHLAKEQNGELQAKYQKLLAASQARQRHLSSLQDYMQRCTNELYWLDQQAQGRIQYDWSDRNLNYPSRRRQYENFIHRNLEAKEERINKLHSEGDQLLAAEHPGRNSIEAHMEAVHADWKEYLNLLICEESHLKYMEDYHQFHKDMKDAQELLRKVDSDLNQKYSPDFKDRYQIELLLRELDDQEKALDKYEHVVRGLQKRGQQVVPLKYRRETPLKPIPVEALCDFEGDQGLISRGYSYTLQRNNGESWDLTDSAGNKLTAPAVCFMIPPTDPEALALAESLGSQYQSLRQKAAGSRKALQERHEVLKAESSGADASDLQGRQLLAGLDKVASDLDRQEKAITAILRPPLEQGRAVQDSAERAKDLKNITNELLRIEPEKARSTAEGEAFVRALPDSGSTALLRTRVEDTQRRYERLVQLLEAAQEKLDIANRLEKSLQQGREMLAMYETQLAQEDTVPESGQALDSRRQELAAMASELQARKALLGEVQRNLQAAKQCSGSLASRFQEHCPDLERQEAEVHKLCQRFDGLCQQAELRVQSLQSARAEHDAFCSGRDRLLQFLSHIPSYEPQETDGLGQVETKLNNQKNLLDEIARREEEVQKVHTHSQQYQQAVKDYELEAEKLRSLLDLENGRSSHVSKRARLQSPATKVREEEAALAAKFTEVNAINRQRLQNLEFALTLLRQQLEAGASQEALPGSKPGPGAEETWKIQKELDEEMERRQQLEHEVRSAQEEIRALRSQSPQEAVVTREVLRKVPDPALEESFQQAQQTLAEEQHKNRLLQGEVEALRLRLRALEEAARAGGQEYVVKEVLRIEPDRAQADEVLRLRGELEALRRQKGAREAEALLLQQRVAALAEEKRRAREVVTEKEVVKVHNDPQLEAEFRQLQEDQQREQGLREKQEEELGFLHDKLKRLEKERAMAEGKITVKEVLKVEKDVAAEREVGALQRRYEDEAARARASQREKTELLRKIWALEEENAKVVVQEKVREIVRPDPKAESEVANLRLELVEQERKYRGAEEQLKSYQSELEALRRRGPQVEVKEVTKEVIKYTTDPETEKELQRLREEIVDKTRLIERCDLEIYQLKQEIQSLKEAKPQVQTKEVVQEILQFQEDPQTKEEVAALRARLAEEHKKQVDLERECVSQEEKIQEKEEELARGKEVVVQQEVVRYEEEPGLRAEVSAFTESIDAELRQIDGLRGELRRLQRRRAELEHQLEELERERQARREAELEVQHLKQQLAQLEAQEGEAHEKVTLTQKVVLQQDPQQAREHALLALQLEEERHRRQGLEHELETLKQQLEHLEKMQVKEKVVFSESVQVEKGDTEQEIQRLRGSLEAESRGKRELDAEVSRLEAKLSELEFCNSKSSKELDFLREENHKLQLERQSLQLEARRLQSEIEMAAAEAQSLRSLPTTTGADPGAQLDSRLRSLERELDDLRRLSRDKDQEIEELQRRLGSVAVKREQRENHLRRSIVVIDPDSGRELSPEEAHRAGLIDWNMFVKLRSQECDWEEISVKGPGGESSVIHDRKSGRKFSIEEALQSGRLTPAQYDRYVNKSMSIQELAVLVSGQK